From the Nitrospirota bacterium genome, the window ATCAAGGATATCGCTGAGAATATCCAGAAGCGCATGGGCGCTCTTTTGTATAGTAACGACATAGTCCCTCTGCTCAGATGTAAGCTCAGTATCCATGGTCAATGTTGTCATGCCTATAATGCCGTTAAGGGGAGTCCTTATTTCATGGCTCATATTTGCAAGAAAACGGGATTTTGACAGATTGGCTGCCTCCGCCGCCTCCTTTGCCATGATGAGAGCATCCCTGATGTTCTTTAGATCAGATACCATCCTGTTGAAGCTGTTGGTAAGTTCGCCTATCTCGTCATTGCTCCTTGGCGCCAATTTAATATTGAATTCTCCCTGACTAACCTTTTGTGATGCATCCTTAAGCGTAAGAATAGGATTAACCATTGCCCTTGAGATGTATATATCATTTAAGAACGCAATAATAAATATTGCTGCTGCAAACACCACAATCATAATAACAGTTCTATGAAAGGCATCATGAACATACTTATCCGCGCCTTCAAGTTCATGTTTCTCGTTTTCAATAGCCTTCTTAATAAGATCAAGGATATCCATTTCAATATCCTCAAAATCCTCCTTCATCTCAAGTATCCTTTCACCGAAGATGCCCTTTTTTTTCAGATTTATTATCATGAAAGCAGTCTCTATAAGTTCGTCGCCCTTTGCCTTAATTGACTCATATATTTCAAGCTCATTGTCAGAATTACTGGACAGATCCCTGTATCTTCCAAGTGCATCATTTAAATAAGACACCCCTGACTGAATAAGTTCTACCTCTTTTTCAAGTTCGTCTTTAGCGTTCACGCCTGATGCTCTACTCTCAGCCATCAGGAATCCGTATTCGGTTGTTGATGAAACGATTCTCTGGCTTGCGTA encodes:
- a CDS encoding HAMP domain-containing protein; translated protein: MKIMKKITIGYLILAAIIIAGGYFNVISLRSADKGFHEVSEESWPRLEALEKMRYASQRIVSSTTEYGFLMAESRASGVNAKDELEKEVELIQSGVSYLNDALGRYRDLSSNSDNELEIYESIKAKGDELIETAFMIINLKKKGIFGERILEMKEDFEDIEMDILDLIKKAIENEKHELEGADKYVHDAFHRTVIMIVVFAAAIFIIAFLNDIYISRAMVNPILTLKDASQKVSQGEFNIKLAPRSNDEIGELTNSFNRMVSDLKNIRDALIMAKEAAEAANLSKSRFLANMSHEIRTPLNGIIGMTTLTMDTELTSEQRDYVVTIQKSAHALLDILSDILD